The segment AATTGCAGACTCGTTGTCATGGGATAGTGAGCGCCACAAtcttttcccttctgcttctgTTCTCATCTCCCCACTTTCCATGCACATCCCTGTGTTCAGCTGAATAGAACAGTTTGTCATTCCTTACCTGCATCCCTCCTTActttcttcctggaatgctcttcctcagCTCAAGCCAATCAAGCCAGCGCTTTTTCATCCTCAACCTTGGCATCAAAGTACCTTTTAGAAGTGTTCTCGGACACTCTCCCCATCTAAACTAGatgcccaccccctcctctgGACTCCGTTTGTGATAGCACTCGCTAAAGttttaatcatctctttaaaTGCTTCTCTTCCTCACTGTCCCATGAgcatcctgagggcagggactacaTCTGTTATTCCAGAACTCAGATCGTTTCCTGGCACACAcaggcacttagtaaatattgaatgaatgcactaaactgaaggcagagagagactgGCCTAGGAGTTAAAAGTTGTCTGTAGTGAAAGTCAGAAGCTGATCTATCCATGGTGCTTTCCTGATGATGGCATAGGAGTAGGGTGACCAGTCGTCCCGGTTTGCATAGGAATGACTGGTTTTTGCACTGAAAGTCCTGTATCCCAAGAAACCCCcgagtcctgggcaaaccagaaTGGTTGGTCACCCTGTGTGGGAGTAACTGTGGGGTGGGCGTAATCCCAAGACACTGAATTGGGCTGCTTAGAGGAGGggatctctctttctttcccactgCCGCCACCTCATACCTGTACTTTGGTCGTCTCCAAACTGGTCAAGCTACTTCCTGGTTGTCCCCATGCAAGTCTGTCTGCTTACAACTCATTATTATTCTTTATAACAGgctcttttgtgtatttttcacATGCCTGATCAGAAACTGTATCTGGCTCTCCAGGGAGCCAGTATGCCGGGCTAAAGCCTAAACTCTTCCCTAGTTTGGCATCAAAGACCTACGAGGCAGTGTGCTCTAATGGTTAAAACCATGGCCTCCAGAACCAGACTGTCTAGATTCTAACCCTGCTCTGCCTCTTACTCGCTGATGACCTTAGACAAGCTGTTTTACCTTTCAGTGCCTTCtttccctcatctgcaaaatgagactAATAATAGCACCTCCTTAgtgggctgctgtgaggattgagTAAGTCGATACAGACAAAGCATTTAAAACAGTTCCTAATCCATGTTACCTGCTCCTCCCACAGTCTCCCACAGTCTTCAGCCTTATCTATCTTCCACTCTCTCCCTTATTTATGATTCTCAGCTGTAGCTAAAAGGTCCTATTGGTTTCCCAGCCACACCATGTGCATGTTTGAGGTTTTGCCTTCTAAGGGGTGTCCATCTCTCTGCTTGTTTAGGTACTGCTCTTAAGGTTAGCTGAAGTCCAATGTCCAGCCAGCTTTTCCCTTAGAGATTGCTCCCACTTTTGCATTACGTCCCACTTTTCTTCACGCTTTTTGGCTGGCACATAATCTGTGAGCTCCAGTTTGTGGCACAAGAGGTACTCAGTTAAAGCTTGTTGGTGGTGATGTTGAGAATCAGGCCAGGAAGCCAAAAAAGGGAGTTCTTAGGACATGTGGGCTCTAGGGTGTTTTCTTAAGGGTCTCTCTTTTCCCAGCAGAGGTCACCCTTGTTGGAAGTGAAGGGGAACATAGAGGTGAAGAGACCCCTGGTCAAGGCCCCTTCCCGGCTGCCTCTCCCAGGAAGCAGATTTAAGAGGGGGCCTGACCAGATGGAGGATGCCTTGGAGCCTGAGAAGGTGAGCTGGGTTTGGAAGGCTGTACATGtacctgagtgtgtgtgtgagagagtgtaaACCAATCAGGGAGAGTAACTGTGGACCCCATCCTTGTCTTTCCCCAGAAAAGGACACGAGGCCTGGGCACAGCACCCAAAATTGCCACATCCCGCCCCAGAGCACCAGCCCTCACCACAGTGCCACAGACACAAGGCCAGACCGCAGGTGGGCTCTAGGGGTGGCCAGAGGCCAAGGACACGGAAGTCCAGTGCTCTTGAGCtcagttatttcttttatttcaattttagcTTATTTTGAATAGGTAATAAGTTTCACTTGTTTCCAAATTCCAACAGCATAAAGGTTGTTATACAGTGAGAAGTCTCCCTCCTACCCTGTCCCCTGCCACCAAGTTCCCTCCCCAGGGGcagctgtgtgtccttctagGGCTGTTCTGTGGGTACTCAAGCAAATGTGGACATGTTCCTCGACATTCTTTTATACAAATGGTAGCACACTTTATACCTGATTCTGCCCCCGTGCTCTTTTTTGCTTACCTTAGTCCAACTTGTTTCTTGGCATGTTGAGTAATTTCTGGTCCTCAGAAGGGTATCTTTAGGAGCTGGCCAGACTTAGGGGAAGAGGGAAGTTATCTTATTTCTGATCCTTAGAAAAAGCAACTCCTCTGCCCCTGGCCAGCCAGAGTACAGGACAACCTGAGAGTGATCGCTCTACCTTTTCCCCTCTCCCATCTCCTAACAGCACCAAAAGTTCCCAAGAAGACAGGACCCCGATGTTCCACAGCTATTGCCACAGGTAATAGCGCGTAAGAGCTGGGGCCGAGAAGGGATTTGGGGGCATATGTTAAGGGAGAATGATGGAGTTGGAAGGACACTGGTGCTGTAATTCCTTATGTCGATTCCCCAATCCCATAGTGTTGAAGAATCAGAAGCCAGGCCCTGCTGCTGTTCCTGCCCAGAAGCCTGGCAGTAGGTGACAAACATAATCATTGGGTGAGAGGCTGGGATAGGGAAGAGGAGGGGGTGAGTACCAGAAAAATCCAATTGGTCTCTTCCCTGtctggaggggaaggagatgtAGCATCAGGTGTGGAGGCCCTAAAGGCtaggagggaggagagacagagagccCAGACTTCCTGACCTTTATCGTTTCTGTGCCCATCTTAGCAGCAGCTGCTCCTCCCATGCTGGGGGGGAAGAAACCCAGCAAACGTCCGGCCTGGGACTTAAAGGGTCAGTTATGTGACCTAACCGCAGAGCTGAAATGCTACCGTGAGAGGACTCAGACGCTGGACCAGGAGAACCAACAGCTGCGGGACCAGCTCAGGGAGGCCCAGCAGCAGGCCACAGTCCTGGGGGCAGAGCGCAGGACACTGGAAGGGGAGTTGGCCAGGGTACAGGCCCAGGCTGAGCAGGGCCAACAGGAGCTGGGGAACCTGAGTGCCCGTGTCCTGGAGCTGGAAGAGCGGCTGGGCACGCAGGAGAGCTTGGTACAAGAGCTCCAGAAAGAGCAGTTGGGATTGCAGGAGGAGCGGAGGGGACTGGCTACCCggctggaggagcaggaggtAAAGGCCAGCTTCTCCCCAGATGCTGACCCTCCTTTCCAGGTTACCCTGAAGTCGCTTTGGGCTTAGAATCCCTGACCACCTCTCTTCCACAGTACCCTTCTGTCCTCTACCCTTCTCCAGCCCAGCCCGCTCCTGactctctcttgctttctgccCCACTTCTCCCTCTCCTTGACTCTGTTTTCAGAGCTCCCCCTGGATCTGTGtctgcccttctcctctctgcccttctttctttctcgAATAAAAATCCCCAtgcattctctctccctcttctcacaTCCGTTTGACTCCTTGGTGTGCACCAACTAGATTGAATTACTTACAGTCTCTCAAATGGCTCAGTTCTCTCTGCAGAGCATTTTGCATATGTGCTTCCTTCTTTGTGGAGCGTTCCTTCTGTACTCCGTCCTCCCTTGCTTTACGCCTAGAATTATGGGTGTCAGCCTAGATATCATCTTCCTTCTGCCCCTTCTGGATATTCCCATAGCACTCTCTATTCTAGCACCATGATTCCtattttcttatctctttcttTACCAGGCTGTAAAGTCCCTGGGGGCAGGGACTGCCCCAACTCCTGCCCCCACGCTATCATGACTTATTCTTCTTGGTTGCATCTCACCCTTTGTGTGTCTTCTGTTCTGGGCAGAGGAGGCTGCAGACATCAGAAGCAGCTCTGTCAGGCAGTCAAGCGGAGGTGGCATCTCTACGTCAGGAAACTGTGGCCCAGGCAGCCTTACTGGCTGAGCGAGGAGAACGTCTCCATGGGCTAGAGATGGAGCGTCGACGACTACACAACCAGCTCCAGGAACTCAAAGGCAACATCCGAGTATTCTGCCGGGTCCGCCCTGTCCTTCCAGGGGAGCCTACCCCATCCCCTGGCTTCCTCCTGTTTCCCTCCGGCCCTGGTGGGCCCTCTGACCTTCCAACCCGTCTCAGCCTCTCCCGGTCTGATGAGCGGCGTGGGACCCTGAGTGGGGCACCAGCCCCCCCTACCCGCCATGACTTCTCCTTTGACCGGGTGTTCCCACCAGGGAGTGGACAAGACGAAGTGTTTGAGGAGATTGCCATGCTTGTCCAGTCAGCCTTGGATGGCTACCCAGTATGCATCTTTGCCTACGGCCAGACAGGCAGCGGCAAGACTTTCACAATGGAGGGTGGGCCTGGGGGAGACCCCCAGGTGGAGGGGCTGATCCCTCGGGCCCTGCGGCACCTCTTCTCCATCGCTCAGGAGCTGGGTGGCCAGGGCTGGACCTACAGCTTTGTGGCAAGCTACGTAGAGATCTACAATGAGACTGTCCGAGACCTGCTGGCCACCGGGACACGGAAGGGCCAGGGGGGTGAGTGCGAGATTCGCCGGGCAGGGCCAGGGAGCGAGGAGCTTACTGTCACCAATGCCCGATATGTTCCTGTCTCCTGTGAGAAAGAGGTAAGCACTGATGGGCATTGGGATTGGAAAATGGGGGAAGTGGGCAGGGTGACACAAGATGGAGTTGGATGGAGAAGGGAACATGAGAAAGTTGAAGGATGAAGGAAGGGTGAGGTGTGAGGATAGATTGCCACATTCTGTTTTGGCTGGTGGGCTGTAAGGTAGATCTTCCTTAATAGAACCAGGGAGTGGAGAGGAGCGTTGCATCTGCTGGAGGGGGCGTGGCGCTGGCCCTTTGCCCATTGCATCTCAGGTTTCATTTCCTACTACTCTCCTTGCCCAATTCACTCCAGCCATTCCGGCCTCCTGGCTGTTCCTCAGCCTGCCATCCACACTCTCGGCCGTCCCTGGCCATCCTGTCTAAAATTGCAACCCTCACCcgctctttatttttctgttttattttactccTTAGTACTCTGAGACATACTGTgcattttactaatttattttatctcttcaCTGGCTAGAAAGAAAGATCCAAGCGGGCAGGTGCTGACTCTTGTTCATTGCCG is part of the Equus caballus isolate H_3958 breed thoroughbred chromosome 20, TB-T2T, whole genome shotgun sequence genome and harbors:
- the KIFC1 gene encoding kinesin-like protein KIFC1 isoform X3, whose product is MEPQQRSPLLEVKGNIEVKRPLVKAPSRLPLPGSRFKRGPDQMEDALEPEKKRTRGLGTAPKIATSRPRAPALTTVPQTQGQTAAPKVPKKTGPRCSTAIATVLKNQKPGPAAVPAQKPGTAAPPMLGGKKPSKRPAWDLKGQLCDLTAELKCYRERTQTLDQENQQLRDQLREAQQQATVLGAERRTLEGELARVQAQAEQGQQELGNLSARVLELEERLGTQESLVQELQKEQLGLQEERRGLATRLEEQERRLQTSEAALSGSQAEVASLRQETVAQAALLAERGERLHGLEMERRRLHNQLQELKGNIRVFCRVRPVLPGEPTPSPGFLLFPSGPGGPSDLPTRLSLSRSDERRGTLSGAPAPPTRHDFSFDRVFPPGSGQDEVFEEIAMLVQSALDGYPVCIFAYGQTGSGKTFTMEGGPGGDPQVEGLIPRALRHLFSIAQELGGQGWTYSFVASYVEIYNETVRDLLATGTRKGQGGECEIRRAGPGSEELTVTNARYVPVSCEKEVEALLHLARQNRAVARTAQNERSSRSHSVFQLQISGEHAARGLQCGAPLSLVDLAGSERLDPGLALGPGERERLRETQAINSSLSTLGLVIMALSNKESHVPYRNSKLTYLLQNSLGGSAKMLMFVNISPLEENVSESLNSLRFASKVNQCVIGTAQANRK
- the KIFC1 gene encoding kinesin-like protein KIFC1 isoform X1 is translated as MEPQQRSPLLEVKGNIEVKRPLVKAPSRLPLPGSRFKRGPDQMEDALEPEKKRTRGLGTAPKIATSRPRAPALTTVPQTQGQTAAPKVPKKTGPRCSTAIATVLKNQKPGPAAVPAQKPGTAAAPPMLGGKKPSKRPAWDLKGQLCDLTAELKCYRERTQTLDQENQQLRDQLREAQQQATVLGAERRTLEGELARVQAQAEQGQQELGNLSARVLELEERLGTQESLVQELQKEQLGLQEERRGLATRLEEQERRLQTSEAALSGSQAEVASLRQETVAQAALLAERGERLHGLEMERRRLHNQLQELKGNIRVFCRVRPVLPGEPTPSPGFLLFPSGPGGPSDLPTRLSLSRSDERRGTLSGAPAPPTRHDFSFDRVFPPGSGQDEVFEEIAMLVQSALDGYPVCIFAYGQTGSGKTFTMEGGPGGDPQVEGLIPRALRHLFSIAQELGGQGWTYSFVASYVEIYNETVRDLLATGTRKGQGGECEIRRAGPGSEELTVTNARYVPVSCEKEVEALLHLARQNRAVARTAQNERSSRSHSVFQLQISGEHAARGLQCGAPLSLVDLAGSERLDPGLALGPGERERLRETQAINSSLSTLGLVIMALSNKESHVPYRNSKLTYLLQNSLGGSAKMLMFVNISPLEENVSESLNSLRFASKVNQCVIGTAQANRK
- the KIFC1 gene encoding kinesin-like protein KIFC1 isoform X5; the encoded protein is MEPQQRSPLLEVKGNIEVKRPLVKAPSRLPLPGSRFKRGPDQMEDALEPEKKRTRGLGTAPKIATSRPRAPALTTVPQTQGQTAAPKVPKKTGPRCSTAIATAAAAPPMLGGKKPSKRPAWDLKGQLCDLTAELKCYRERTQTLDQENQQLRDQLREAQQQATVLGAERRTLEGELARVQAQAEQGQQELGNLSARVLELEERLGTQESLVQELQKEQLGLQEERRGLATRLEEQERRLQTSEAALSGSQAEVASLRQETVAQAALLAERGERLHGLEMERRRLHNQLQELKGNIRVFCRVRPVLPGEPTPSPGFLLFPSGPGGPSDLPTRLSLSRSDERRGTLSGAPAPPTRHDFSFDRVFPPGSGQDEVFEEIAMLVQSALDGYPVCIFAYGQTGSGKTFTMEGGPGGDPQVEGLIPRALRHLFSIAQELGGQGWTYSFVASYVEIYNETVRDLLATGTRKGQGGECEIRRAGPGSEELTVTNARYVPVSCEKEVEALLHLARQNRAVARTAQNERSSRSHSVFQLQISGEHAARGLQCGAPLSLVDLAGSERLDPGLALGPGERERLRETQAINSSLSTLGLVIMALSNKESHVPYRNSKLTYLLQNSLGGSAKMLMFVNISPLEENVSESLNSLRFASKVNQCVIGTAQANRK
- the KIFC1 gene encoding kinesin-like protein KIFC1 isoform X6 — protein: MEPQRSPLLEVKGNIEVKRPLVKAPSRLPLPGSRFKRGPDQMEDALEPEKKRTRGLGTAPKIATSRPRAPALTTVPQTQGQTAAPKVPKKTGPRCSTAIATAAAAPPMLGGKKPSKRPAWDLKGQLCDLTAELKCYRERTQTLDQENQQLRDQLREAQQQATVLGAERRTLEGELARVQAQAEQGQQELGNLSARVLELEERLGTQESLVQELQKEQLGLQEERRGLATRLEEQERRLQTSEAALSGSQAEVASLRQETVAQAALLAERGERLHGLEMERRRLHNQLQELKGNIRVFCRVRPVLPGEPTPSPGFLLFPSGPGGPSDLPTRLSLSRSDERRGTLSGAPAPPTRHDFSFDRVFPPGSGQDEVFEEIAMLVQSALDGYPVCIFAYGQTGSGKTFTMEGGPGGDPQVEGLIPRALRHLFSIAQELGGQGWTYSFVASYVEIYNETVRDLLATGTRKGQGGECEIRRAGPGSEELTVTNARYVPVSCEKEVEALLHLARQNRAVARTAQNERSSRSHSVFQLQISGEHAARGLQCGAPLSLVDLAGSERLDPGLALGPGERERLRETQAINSSLSTLGLVIMALSNKESHVPYRNSKLTYLLQNSLGGSAKMLMFVNISPLEENVSESLNSLRFASKVNQCVIGTAQANRK
- the KIFC1 gene encoding kinesin-like protein KIFC1 isoform X4, which encodes MEPQRSPLLEVKGNIEVKRPLVKAPSRLPLPGSRFKRGPDQMEDALEPEKKRTRGLGTAPKIATSRPRAPALTTVPQTQGQTAAPKVPKKTGPRCSTAIATVLKNQKPGPAAVPAQKPGTAAPPMLGGKKPSKRPAWDLKGQLCDLTAELKCYRERTQTLDQENQQLRDQLREAQQQATVLGAERRTLEGELARVQAQAEQGQQELGNLSARVLELEERLGTQESLVQELQKEQLGLQEERRGLATRLEEQERRLQTSEAALSGSQAEVASLRQETVAQAALLAERGERLHGLEMERRRLHNQLQELKGNIRVFCRVRPVLPGEPTPSPGFLLFPSGPGGPSDLPTRLSLSRSDERRGTLSGAPAPPTRHDFSFDRVFPPGSGQDEVFEEIAMLVQSALDGYPVCIFAYGQTGSGKTFTMEGGPGGDPQVEGLIPRALRHLFSIAQELGGQGWTYSFVASYVEIYNETVRDLLATGTRKGQGGECEIRRAGPGSEELTVTNARYVPVSCEKEVEALLHLARQNRAVARTAQNERSSRSHSVFQLQISGEHAARGLQCGAPLSLVDLAGSERLDPGLALGPGERERLRETQAINSSLSTLGLVIMALSNKESHVPYRNSKLTYLLQNSLGGSAKMLMFVNISPLEENVSESLNSLRFASKVNQCVIGTAQANRK
- the KIFC1 gene encoding kinesin-like protein KIFC1 isoform X2; amino-acid sequence: MEPQRSPLLEVKGNIEVKRPLVKAPSRLPLPGSRFKRGPDQMEDALEPEKKRTRGLGTAPKIATSRPRAPALTTVPQTQGQTAAPKVPKKTGPRCSTAIATVLKNQKPGPAAVPAQKPGTAAAPPMLGGKKPSKRPAWDLKGQLCDLTAELKCYRERTQTLDQENQQLRDQLREAQQQATVLGAERRTLEGELARVQAQAEQGQQELGNLSARVLELEERLGTQESLVQELQKEQLGLQEERRGLATRLEEQERRLQTSEAALSGSQAEVASLRQETVAQAALLAERGERLHGLEMERRRLHNQLQELKGNIRVFCRVRPVLPGEPTPSPGFLLFPSGPGGPSDLPTRLSLSRSDERRGTLSGAPAPPTRHDFSFDRVFPPGSGQDEVFEEIAMLVQSALDGYPVCIFAYGQTGSGKTFTMEGGPGGDPQVEGLIPRALRHLFSIAQELGGQGWTYSFVASYVEIYNETVRDLLATGTRKGQGGECEIRRAGPGSEELTVTNARYVPVSCEKEVEALLHLARQNRAVARTAQNERSSRSHSVFQLQISGEHAARGLQCGAPLSLVDLAGSERLDPGLALGPGERERLRETQAINSSLSTLGLVIMALSNKESHVPYRNSKLTYLLQNSLGGSAKMLMFVNISPLEENVSESLNSLRFASKVNQCVIGTAQANRK
- the KIFC1 gene encoding kinesin-like protein KIFC1 isoform X8, translating into MEDALEPEKKRTRGLGTAPKIATSRPRAPALTTVPQTQGQTAAPKVPKKTGPRCSTAIATVLKNQKPGPAAVPAQKPGTAAPPMLGGKKPSKRPAWDLKGQLCDLTAELKCYRERTQTLDQENQQLRDQLREAQQQATVLGAERRTLEGELARVQAQAEQGQQELGNLSARVLELEERLGTQESLVQELQKEQLGLQEERRGLATRLEEQERRLQTSEAALSGSQAEVASLRQETVAQAALLAERGERLHGLEMERRRLHNQLQELKGNIRVFCRVRPVLPGEPTPSPGFLLFPSGPGGPSDLPTRLSLSRSDERRGTLSGAPAPPTRHDFSFDRVFPPGSGQDEVFEEIAMLVQSALDGYPVCIFAYGQTGSGKTFTMEGGPGGDPQVEGLIPRALRHLFSIAQELGGQGWTYSFVASYVEIYNETVRDLLATGTRKGQGGECEIRRAGPGSEELTVTNARYVPVSCEKEVEALLHLARQNRAVARTAQNERSSRSHSVFQLQISGEHAARGLQCGAPLSLVDLAGSERLDPGLALGPGERERLRETQAINSSLSTLGLVIMALSNKESHVPYRNSKLTYLLQNSLGGSAKMLMFVNISPLEENVSESLNSLRFASKVNQCVIGTAQANRK
- the KIFC1 gene encoding kinesin-like protein KIFC1 isoform X7 produces the protein MEDALEPEKKRTRGLGTAPKIATSRPRAPALTTVPQTQGQTAAPKVPKKTGPRCSTAIATVLKNQKPGPAAVPAQKPGTAAAPPMLGGKKPSKRPAWDLKGQLCDLTAELKCYRERTQTLDQENQQLRDQLREAQQQATVLGAERRTLEGELARVQAQAEQGQQELGNLSARVLELEERLGTQESLVQELQKEQLGLQEERRGLATRLEEQERRLQTSEAALSGSQAEVASLRQETVAQAALLAERGERLHGLEMERRRLHNQLQELKGNIRVFCRVRPVLPGEPTPSPGFLLFPSGPGGPSDLPTRLSLSRSDERRGTLSGAPAPPTRHDFSFDRVFPPGSGQDEVFEEIAMLVQSALDGYPVCIFAYGQTGSGKTFTMEGGPGGDPQVEGLIPRALRHLFSIAQELGGQGWTYSFVASYVEIYNETVRDLLATGTRKGQGGECEIRRAGPGSEELTVTNARYVPVSCEKEVEALLHLARQNRAVARTAQNERSSRSHSVFQLQISGEHAARGLQCGAPLSLVDLAGSERLDPGLALGPGERERLRETQAINSSLSTLGLVIMALSNKESHVPYRNSKLTYLLQNSLGGSAKMLMFVNISPLEENVSESLNSLRFASKVNQCVIGTAQANRK
- the KIFC1 gene encoding kinesin-like protein KIFC1 isoform X9 is translated as MEDALEPEKKRTRGLGTAPKIATSRPRAPALTTVPQTQGQTAAPKVPKKTGPRCSTAIATAAAAPPMLGGKKPSKRPAWDLKGQLCDLTAELKCYRERTQTLDQENQQLRDQLREAQQQATVLGAERRTLEGELARVQAQAEQGQQELGNLSARVLELEERLGTQESLVQELQKEQLGLQEERRGLATRLEEQERRLQTSEAALSGSQAEVASLRQETVAQAALLAERGERLHGLEMERRRLHNQLQELKGNIRVFCRVRPVLPGEPTPSPGFLLFPSGPGGPSDLPTRLSLSRSDERRGTLSGAPAPPTRHDFSFDRVFPPGSGQDEVFEEIAMLVQSALDGYPVCIFAYGQTGSGKTFTMEGGPGGDPQVEGLIPRALRHLFSIAQELGGQGWTYSFVASYVEIYNETVRDLLATGTRKGQGGECEIRRAGPGSEELTVTNARYVPVSCEKEVEALLHLARQNRAVARTAQNERSSRSHSVFQLQISGEHAARGLQCGAPLSLVDLAGSERLDPGLALGPGERERLRETQAINSSLSTLGLVIMALSNKESHVPYRNSKLTYLLQNSLGGSAKMLMFVNISPLEENVSESLNSLRFASKVNQCVIGTAQANRK
- the KIFC1 gene encoding kinesin-like protein KIFC1 isoform X10 → MLGGKKPSKRPAWDLKGQLCDLTAELKCYRERTQTLDQENQQLRDQLREAQQQATVLGAERRTLEGELARVQAQAEQGQQELGNLSARVLELEERLGTQESLVQELQKEQLGLQEERRGLATRLEEQERRLQTSEAALSGSQAEVASLRQETVAQAALLAERGERLHGLEMERRRLHNQLQELKGNIRVFCRVRPVLPGEPTPSPGFLLFPSGPGGPSDLPTRLSLSRSDERRGTLSGAPAPPTRHDFSFDRVFPPGSGQDEVFEEIAMLVQSALDGYPVCIFAYGQTGSGKTFTMEGGPGGDPQVEGLIPRALRHLFSIAQELGGQGWTYSFVASYVEIYNETVRDLLATGTRKGQGGECEIRRAGPGSEELTVTNARYVPVSCEKEVEALLHLARQNRAVARTAQNERSSRSHSVFQLQISGEHAARGLQCGAPLSLVDLAGSERLDPGLALGPGERERLRETQAINSSLSTLGLVIMALSNKESHVPYRNSKLTYLLQNSLGGSAKMLMFVNISPLEENVSESLNSLRFASKVNQCVIGTAQANRK